The genomic stretch GGCGTCGCCGTACTTCTTCTTGACGGGCCAGAGCAGCCGCCGCGCCTTGTCGAGGTTGACGTTGTCGGGCCAGCTGTTCACCGGGGCGAAGCGCTGGTTGCCGGTGTTGCCGCCGCCGCGGCCGTCGAAGACGCGGTAGGTTCCCGCCGAGTGCCAGGCCATGCGGATGAAGAGCGGACCGTAGTGGCCGTAGTCGGCGGGCCACCAGTCCTGCGAGGTCGTCATCAGCTCGCGCAGGTCTTGCTTGACGGCCTCGAGGTCGAGCTTCGCAAAGGCTTCGGCGTAGTTGAAGTCCGGGTCCGTGGGCCTGAGCTCGGCCGGGTTCTGCTGCAGGATCTTCAGGTTGAGCTGGTTCGGCCACCAGTTGCGAACCAGGCTGCCCCCCAGGGTGGTGTGCTTGTAGGCGTCGCCCGTGACCGGGCACTTGCTTTCCGCTTCGCTAGCCATCGTGTCCTCCTTGGTACATATTCATTACCGCTATGAATATGTAGCTACACTATAGCCCCCGCCCCGACCTGCGAGTGTGAGCAGGGACCCTTTTGCTCCGCCTAGGCCCGCGCCCCGGAGGCCGCGCCCCCGCCGGTGCGCCAGAGCACGGCGACCCCCAGGACCGCCGCGGTGACCGAGGCGGAGAGGATGCCCAGCTTGGCCTCGTCCAGAAGCGCCGCGTCGAAGGCCAGGCCGGCGATGAAGAGGGCCATGGTGAAGCCGATGCCCGCCACCAGCCCCACGCCGCCGATGGCGCGCCAGCTCACCCCCTCGGGCAGCTTGGCCAGGCCCAGGCGCACCGCGAGGAAGGCGAAGAGGAGAATGCCCAGCGGCTTGCCGAGCAGCAACCCCAGGAAGATGCCGAGGGCCACGGCCCCCACCTGGGTGCCCTCGAGCGCCACCCCGGCGTTGAAGAAGGCGAAGACGGGCATGATGAAGTAGGCCACGTAGGGGTGCAGGATGTGCTCGAGCCGGTGCAGCGGCGACTGGGCCGCGCGCGCCGCGTCCTCGAGGTGCTCGAGCCGCGCCTCCTGCAGCTCCGGGTCCGCAGCGGCGCCGTCCTCGTGGGCGGGCAGCGGCCGGCTGCGGCCGATGGGCACGGCAAAGGCCAGCAGCACCCCGGCGATCGTGGCGTGCACCCCCGAAAGCAGCACGAAGTACCAAAGCACCAGGCCGACGAGCATGTACGCGGGCAGCGAGCGCACCCTGAGCGCCCCCAGCAGCAGGGCGAAGCCGAAGACCAGCGCCGCGATGCCCAGCGCGGCGGGGTCGAGGTTGCTCGTGTAGAAGAGCGCGATCACCAGCACCGCCCCCAGGTCGTCGACGATGGCCAGCGCGGTCAGGAAGACCTTGAGCGAGAGCGGCACCCGCTTGCCCAGGAGCGAGAGCACCCCCAGGGCGAAGGCGATGTCGGTGGCCATGGGCACGCCCCAGCCCGCCGCCCCCACGCCCCCGTAGTTGAGCGCGGTGTAGATGAGCGCGGGGGTGACCATCCCCCCCAGCGCCGCGGCGACGGCGAGCCCCGCCTGCTTGGGGTTCTTGAGCTCGCCCTGCAGCAGCTCGCGCTTGAGCTCGAGCCCCACCAGCAGGAAGAAGAAGGCCATGAGGAAGTCGTTGACGAAGTGGAGCAGGCTCTTCTTCAGCACCCAGTCGCCCACCTGCAGCTTGAGGTAGACGTCGCGGAGGTCGAAGTAGGCCTGGGCCCAGGGGGAGTTGCTTAGCAGAAAAGCGACCAGGGCGGTGCTGAACAGCAGGATCCCGCCCTTGGCCTCGCTTTCCAGGAATTGTTCAACCAGTCGTTTGATCGGACGCATGGCTACAGGTTACCCCGCAGATCGAAGGAAAGCGGACGTCGCCGGGCTCACGCGGTGCGTTTTTCTTCGTGGGCCATCTTGGCCCGGCAGGCGGGGCAGACCCCGTGGAACTCGAGGTGCACGTCGCTCACGCTCCAGGCCGCGACCTCGTCTTCCTCTTCTTCGAAGAGCGCCGTGGGGCGCAGCCGCTCGAGCGGCCCCGCGACCCCCACGTCGACCATGCGCCCGCAGATCTTGCAGACCAGGTGGTGGTGGGGCTCGGTGTTGACGTCGTAGCGGGTGTGCCCGTCCGGGCCCACGAAGCGGGAGATCAGGCCCGCCTCGGCCAGCTTGGCCAGGTTCTGGTAGAGGGTCGCGATCGAGAGCGGCTTGCCGCGCTCGCGCAGCGCCTCCAGCATCTCCTCGGGGGTGTAATGTTCGTGGGTTTCGTGCAGGAGCTCGAGGATGCGGCAACGCGCCTCGGTGGCCCGAAGGTGCCTCTGCTCGATGAGTTGGGTCAACTGCTCGCGGTTACAGGCCATAAACACTTCCATTATGACAAAACAGGGGCCCCACAATGGAAGCCCCCTTTCTT from Oceanithermus desulfurans encodes the following:
- the nhaA gene encoding Na+/H+ antiporter NhaA, with amino-acid sequence MRPIKRLVEQFLESEAKGGILLFSTALVAFLLSNSPWAQAYFDLRDVYLKLQVGDWVLKKSLLHFVNDFLMAFFFLLVGLELKRELLQGELKNPKQAGLAVAAALGGMVTPALIYTALNYGGVGAAGWGVPMATDIAFALGVLSLLGKRVPLSLKVFLTALAIVDDLGAVLVIALFYTSNLDPAALGIAALVFGFALLLGALRVRSLPAYMLVGLVLWYFVLLSGVHATIAGVLLAFAVPIGRSRPLPAHEDGAAADPELQEARLEHLEDAARAAQSPLHRLEHILHPYVAYFIMPVFAFFNAGVALEGTQVGAVALGIFLGLLLGKPLGILLFAFLAVRLGLAKLPEGVSWRAIGGVGLVAGIGFTMALFIAGLAFDAALLDEAKLGILSASVTAAVLGVAVLWRTGGGAASGARA
- a CDS encoding Fur family transcriptional regulator, which codes for MACNREQLTQLIEQRHLRATEARCRILELLHETHEHYTPEEMLEALRERGKPLSIATLYQNLAKLAEAGLISRFVGPDGHTRYDVNTEPHHHLVCKICGRMVDVGVAGPLERLRPTALFEEEEDEVAAWSVSDVHLEFHGVCPACRAKMAHEEKRTA